ttgacaatTGTTTTGAGTATacttgctgtcactttattttgCAGATAGGTTGCCTTTGGGAATAAGCTTTGAAACTAACCCCAATCTCTACACTTATATGATTGAAGGTAGAATTTTTATTAACAGTTTCTTAATTATCAAAATCAGGGTTAGTTGATAAgcactttaaatttttttttaatataattttcatctGGCTATCTAATTGGTGAAGGTCGTTCTTGCTTGGGATATTAGACTACTTCTTTAACTGTAACTTAGTCAATGGAAACgttcgtttgtttttgtttcagaaatTGCTATTTAGAAAATTTTTACCTTAGTTGGTTTGACGTTATGGCACAGGTTACATATGCCGTAGGTGGCAAGTTAACGTAATTAGACGAAAGttcaaaagttttgtaaaatttatgtataaaaCGTTTATTGCTGTACTAACCTAGCCAAAGATCGTTGGTGCGCCCGAAGCCGCTGACGACCATGGTGACGCCGGAGTAGTCGATGTCCTTCTGGGCCCTGCTCTGCAGACGGCTTGGCTGGACGTTAGCTGCACAAACATACACgttatttattgtgaaaaaaGGAATAGAGAGCTGACATTATACAGTCGCGCTGCATAATCGAAGTGAAGGAGCGTATGTGGATAGATTAATTGCGCGTTCTGCACTTATCGTTCTGCGCAATCCTGGATGCTACTGAGAACGCTCAATAGAGTGACTGTATAAAGTAAGGTTATGTGTAGTTTTGTCTAATTGCAATAACGAAGGATTAATCTAGATATTTATAGTAAGGATATGTGTGTGGTTCCATTAAAATGGGAATTAATATTGAcgagtagtttttgagatacCTACCCCtaaaaattatgataatgtCTTGTTTGAATTTTGCTTCATAATATGACTTACCGGAGTACTGGATGGAGTGGTCAAGTCCGAGTAGAGCGATGTCATCAGTCTGCACACCAGTGGCGATCTCATTGTACTTAGGGTGGATGTACTTGTGTGTGGTCTCCACGATGATCTCGGGCCGGGTCAGGTTGGTCAGACCGAAGCGGACCACGAATGAGATGCGGCTGGAGAAAGGAAAGAACGAAAATCTTGAATTGCCGCTTGCGTTGTGGTTTGTTGCATGGTTTGTTGTTATAGCCTTTCATCATGTCTTTTCGTAGACTGCTACACAGGGCGCAAGTGAGACAGGAGCGTCATTGCTATTGCGTCGTTTCATATTCATCATACACGTAGGGCTTACGTACCAAGTGATAGATAACGAATTTATACATTGATTATGTAATGCTTATGTAGTTTATAGACAAGATGTTCATTCATAGGCTGGTAAAAGTTTGGTTTAGGAGGCTAAGCGCGGCCATACcgtatataataagtaatatacgAGAACGGTATAAGTGCTATcgcacatagtggtatttgaggtGTGCTAATATCCGTGTTGCGGAGGATAAGTTAGATGTCGATGCTGattgttgttaataaaaaaaatatggatcATTGCTAGAGCTAATTTCACGAAACACATCAAGTCTACCATTAAACATTTGtgataaaaaagatttattaatgAATGAGTGTTTACTAACTTGGCAAGGCAGTGGGCGGCAGTGAGGACCCATTTGTTGTGAATGACTGAACCACCGCACGAGAAGACTCCTCCTTCAGAGTTGACCATGCGCACGCTGACCTGGTACGGGATCTGACCTTCCTGTGCTGGCCAGCCGCTCACAATGCGCGGTGCTATCCATGATGAATCagctaaaaataacaatttagtttagtatttCTCCTCTAAGCAGTGATAGAAGATATTAAAGTTGGCATCTCCCACGCAGCCCGCAGGTGATCGACGGTttgaacccaaggcaacacaccaatgacttttcgaagttatgtgtgtatttgaaataatgtgaaaataatgggttaaaaatatatattttcccTCTATTAACATGAATAAAATTCGTCAGCCTTTTTTCCAAGGAGTTAGGCGGTCCAAAAATCACCTGTAGCTAGGATTTctacaaactttattaattcattaacttttGTACGCAACCGCCAGTTTCGGGTACTATGGCATATGACCTTTATCAAGGACATCAACGAAATGATATTGTGTGACTTTTTAGTATGCCCACTCCCGTCTTTTTCAGAAAGTCGCTTCGATGTCCTCTCCATTTTTCAGTTCCAGTTAAACTTACgacaaaataattgataaattgAAGTGAATTACCATTTCGAAGCTCCTCAATTGTGACTGCCTCATCTTTGATAATCCCACCCTGAAATAGCAGactcaaataaatattggtattcTACATAGTtagaaagtttaaattaaaaatatttatttttcaaattaaattaatactttgTTACTAAGAATGTTTTCTTAACGTAATCCATTGAAATATTCACAGAGCTTATTGCCAGTTTTAAGCTAGATTTATTCCCGGCCCAAGTTTTATCCCATTGTGTAAAAAAgaagtgtattattttttaattaaacgtttaatATAAAGGTATTTACCTGGACGACGCCCAAGGCAAAGAGTAGTCCCAATAGATACGCGGCTGCCATGTTGAATGAGGACCCCCACAGCGTCAACTGGTTCATATATCTACTATAGTTAGATATATTAACACAAAACCCAGTTATCTCCATCAGTAActtaaagataatatatttaattcactAATTATCTGGCTTAATGACACTCATTTGATTTATCGGGTTTTTTAAATCCAATAACATTGGACAATGTGAATTTGGGGTTTTTTGTCGGACAACCAGATTGGCGGTAGTTCTAGATTAAGATTGAGGAAAACCTAAAACAGCACGTGCCGTTTCAGTTTACATGTCTGATTAGGACTTTTGTACACAGTTAGTTATACGTTAAGGCAAGTCTTCGATACTCCGCGATTTAAGTCTTCAAGCGACAACTTTCTGTACTAATCCATTCGCGAGACGAATGTTGGCAACGCAACTCGTGTCCTAACTTCAACTACGTCCGTAGctctttacataattattagtGTAGGTACTGTCGCATTAAAATGGTGATTAAAAAGAGTAGTTAGGAGCTTCTTGCCAGCTACAGCTACCATCCGAACCGGTAAATTTGCCTACTGtaattgactatcataagtgatttcaccgaaataaataaattatttgattttgattactgCCTATTGAACACTAAAATCGGTCAGTATCGGTATTTAATGCGTCAGACCCTTATTTAGCACGTACTACGAATCTGTGTGTCTGTGTTAAATGTCCAGcttaaggcccagcgcagacagaccggaataatcctcgcgcggtctcgagcattttctttacggctcgcggatgctcgagcatgctcgcgactgctcgagcctgcgcgaggaaagcgttctaggttaccattctacATTAAACAGCCAGTTTTTCGCGAAAGTTCGTCAACAATAGTGGACTGGGATAATCATGGGATTATAATTGCTCGTTTGGCTggagaagaataaaaatgacgttttcCCTCTTTAagctcagtaacaacattgaaagttctcgtacgatgccggcggcgacgcgaggccgcgcggggatacccgcgcatcctcgaggacgcgcgagcattttttgtcaggttcaagcaattatgcactttatttcaatgattttaaagttgattttcaagtgcattaaaaaatcctctccgctgcgctcttcttggtctgcgctgaccctaaaaTATTgcgtctttaaaaaaacaagcttttacttaaaaaacaaatcatttattaaatcaCAGCCATTAAAACCCACTGACAATAGTGAAAGGCAGCGTGTTTATTTAACAATGTGAACTCTGATGTCTTCATCATCAGCTTCGTCGCTGGCGTCAGGAGAGTCCTCCTCAGAAGGCTCACTGGGTTCATTAGATTCATCAGATTCGCTAGGATTGCTGGATTCGCTAGATTCGCTAGGCTCACTGGATTCCTCAGATTCAGGGTCAGGGAAGGAGCTGTCCCAGTCGAAGTTGATTCCGGTCACCTCAACGTACCAGTCGTGGTAGTGTCCAGGGCGCACGTAACCTGaacaaagttttaatattagtattgtaataataatgttaaaacgtGTTTTAATTGCTGTTATTGGGATTGATATCTAATTAGCGTATGATTTTCTGTACGTTCAATAGCAATAGTTACGGTGTCGTAAAATTATCTGGCATCTACAATTCTTTTAGTTTATAATGCTTGGTATTAACCTGAGGGAATAGAAGAGCTGCATCCAGCTATGTGACCGAAGCTGACCACTCCGACTTGTGTGCGTTGTCCGTCTTTGTCCTCAATGGTCAGCGGACCACCACTGTCGCCCTGCGATacgaaattgtaaatattataactgACCTCTCCTGATgagcatatctatactaatattataaagctgaagagtttgtttgtttggacgcgctaatctcaggaactactggtccgatttcagaaattctttctgtgttagatagcccatttatcgagaaaggctataggctgtaaatcatcacgctacgaccaataggagcagagtaccagtaaatatgttacaaaaacgagaaaaattatgacccattctctcttgtgatgaagcgaagttgcgcgggtccactagtaaataaatagtttgagGTATCTGCTGCTGATGAGGGGAAACAGAGGACGGTCCTTTAGCACGGATGTAAATGTGGAGTGGTGGTCGTTTAGTGGGATTTAAGTTCTGAGTTTCCGTGCTTCAAAAGACACTGTAGATATCAATGGCAAAAGCCACGTCAAATGACTTGGAGCGGCTTAATCTACTTTATCACCAACCATACGTtacattaattaagtaataattactatGTAGGTACACGAAACATTCTATGTCTTGTTTTAGATATTTAAGTAAGGTTACCTGGCATGCAGATTGGGAGCTGACGTTGTAGTATCCAGCGCAAAGAGTCTGTTCCTGGATAACATTGCGAGGCTCGTAAAACTGACGGCACTCTTCGATTGCCACTCCTCTCTGGAACACCCACAGCAAACTTTCTGATGCTGCTCCACCTAGCGATACACAACAAATGTTAGCTATTGGCTCAAAAAAACATGCGAATTTAATGACGCATCCTCCATTTGCAGAGCCTTTAACATGTGGAAAACTACAAGCTGCCCGgtcttcgtccgcgtggaaacccttcccgtgtaaatcccgatccctcgggaactacgcgataaaaagtagcttatatgttattctgggtcttcagctacctatataacaaatttcatcgtaatcggttccgtagtatttgcatgaaaaagtaacaaacatccatacatacatactcactcacaaactttcgcatttatattattagtaggacCGGTAAGGTATCTGTATTGGTATGTAAGCTgtctgtattttttgtaataaattgtgtactAACCTAGCCACGGGTCGTTGGTACGCCCAAAGCCACTCACGACCATGGTGACGCCGGTGTAGTCAATGTTTTTCTGAGCGCTGCTCTGCAGACGGCTTGGCTGGATGTTGgctgtaaaaatatgttatttatcaCGACTATTATACAATCATGTcttgaatttgataaaaaacttTGTTTGAGGATAATGGTGGCAGTTATTATGTTATACATATTGGTGCAAAGAATACATGCAATAGGTATATCGTAGCAAAGTGTGGCGTTTGCTAAATTTCATAAAGAAATTATAGAATCTTTTTGACCCTATTGAAACCATTACAAAGTTTAAAAGCATATTCACTCACCGGAGTACGGAATGTATTGTTCAAGTCTGAGTAAAGCAATGTCATCAGTCTGTACTCCTGCGGTAATCTCATCGTAGTTAGGGTGAATGTACTTGTGTGTGGTCTCCACGATGTACTCAGGACGGGTCAGGTTGATCAGACCTAGGCGGACCACGAATGTGATGCAACTGAAAGATATGAAAGAAAATTGTGGGTCATGGGTAACAGTGAGTCCGTTGATAAGTAAACGTGTGAATTTTGTTCTTGCAGATCATGGATAATTTATAGATAAGAACGAGATATCAGAATGGGCTAGACTCCCAATGAAAGATTGGCTTCTAATTGcctaagtgcttgttcacgttggaactcgcgggcgcggtggcgttcgcgagcgcggggacgtggcgatttgtgttcacgttg
The DNA window shown above is from Anticarsia gemmatalis isolate Benzon Research Colony breed Stoneville strain chromosome 20, ilAntGemm2 primary, whole genome shotgun sequence and carries:
- the LOC142981546 gene encoding collagenase-like, whose protein sequence is MNQLTLWGSSFNMAAAYLLGLLFALGVVQGGIIKDEAVTIEELRNADSSWIAPRIVSGWPAQEGQIPYQVSVRMVNSEGGVFSCGGSVIHNKWVLTAAHCLANRISFVVRFGLTNLTRPEIIVETTHKYIHPKYNEIATGVQTDDIALLGLDHSIQYSANVQPSRLQSRAQKDIDYSGVTMVVSGFGRTNDLWLGGAASEILLWVLQRGVSNAECLSFYPTSTVIAEETICAGYYNVSTQSSCQGDSGGPLTMVDKDGQRTQVGVVSFGHRSGCSAPIPSGYVRPGYYHDWFVEVTGINFDWDSSFPDPESEESDEPSESSESSEASESSESSESSESNESSEPSEEDVPDASDEADDEGLKVHIVN
- the LOC142981384 gene encoding collagenase-like, producing MAAGYLLGLLFVLCFVQGEFIKNEPKTIEELRSSEPNWYGTRVVSGWPAEEGQFPYQVSLRMVASGGTVFPCGGSVIHNKWILSAAHCLANCITFVVRLGLINLTRPEYIVETTHKYIHPNYDEITAGVQTDDIALLRLEQYIPYSANIQPSRLQSSAQKNIDYTGVTMVVSGFGRTNDPWLGGAASESLLWVFQRGVAIEECRQFYEPRNVIQEQTLCAGYYNVSSQSACQGDSGGPLTIEDKDGQRTQVGVVSFGHIAGCSSSIPSGYVRPGHYHDWYVEVTGINFDWDSSFPDPESEESSEPSESSESSNPSESDESNEPSEPSEEDSPDASDEADDEDIRVHIVK